The Gemmata palustris genome includes a region encoding these proteins:
- the rplJ gene encoding 50S ribosomal protein L10 → MSKKIKELELNDLRKTFEGVRDFVLLEPLKLDSAADYTLRKGLRDKKVRVKMVKNSFVKKVFGENGITVETGSGPTLLCWGADSVKALSTAVDTVLKQLRPDPKLPAKIKEKTAVADGTPVTLEEAKKIPTKQEAIASLVSAILAPGSALAGALDAPGAQLASILKTIEDKVPAAAEGAPAPAAG, encoded by the coding sequence CCGCAAGACGTTCGAGGGCGTGCGGGACTTCGTCCTGCTCGAGCCGCTGAAGCTCGATTCGGCCGCGGACTACACGCTGCGGAAGGGTCTGCGCGACAAGAAAGTTCGCGTGAAGATGGTCAAGAACAGCTTCGTCAAGAAGGTGTTCGGCGAGAACGGCATTACGGTCGAAACGGGCTCCGGCCCGACGCTCCTCTGTTGGGGCGCGGACAGCGTGAAGGCGCTCAGTACCGCCGTCGATACGGTGCTGAAACAGCTCCGCCCGGACCCGAAGCTGCCGGCCAAGATCAAGGAAAAGACTGCGGTCGCGGACGGCACGCCGGTCACGCTCGAAGAAGCCAAGAAGATCCCGACCAAGCAAGAGGCGATCGCCAGCCTCGTGTCCGCGATCCTGGCCCCCGGGTCCGCGCTCGCGGGCGCCCTGGATGCTCCGGGTGCGCAACTGGCCAGTATCCTCAAGACCATCGAAGACAAGGTTCCGGCCGCCGCGGAAGGTGCTCCGGCTCCTGCCGCGGGTTGA